Below is a genomic region from Dryobates pubescens isolate bDryPub1 chromosome 33, bDryPub1.pri, whole genome shotgun sequence.
CCCCCGCCCCAAGATGAGTGTTAGCTCaggcatggggctggggggatccCCCCTCCGTGAGCGTGCGCCCAAGCGCCGGGATGGGGGTTCCCCCCCCCGAGATGAACAACGCACGCCACGGTCCAGCTGCCAGCCGCTGCGTGCCctcgctgcagcccagctgtgcctggcatTAGGCAGAAAGCGCATCAGGCCGCCCGAGCATGGGGATGGCTCCAGCCGTCACCCACCATCAgtgtccagagcagcagagtgcccttgcctgggcactggggaggggcttggggtGGCCCCGTCTGGCTCTTGAACTCCAAATCCttatggcagtgctgctggggacacgcATGGTGACATCCTCCAAGCTCAGCACCCCGTGGTCACGTCCCCGTCCACAGGAGCAGCACCCCAGGGTCCACCTAATACCAAGCAGCGGGTGGCCAGCTCCAGGATCCCTGCTGGCAACTGGGGGGGGAGACATTGCTGGTGGGGCTGCTCTGTGCAAAGGGGTAGGAAAGCCATGGCACAGTGCCAGGGGGTGCTTGGCCTCTCCTGCTATCTGCCAGCATCCCCGTTGGGCAGCCAGTCAACACACTTCCAGTCAGGaaagctgggagcagcaatgtgcccaggagGACCCCTGTGATGCCCGTGTAGCCTGGAAAGGCCAGGATGGGACTGGGGGCCACCACGAcccccccagcatggtgggctTGAGTCACCACCAGCCCATGGCCAgggtctctccccaccctgaacgtaaagcagggctgagggcagccccCGCACCTCCTGGTGCTAGGCATTAAGGCAGCAGCACGGCAGGACGGTGCCCCGGCTCGGCTCAGCCCTCGGCTCACcgtggctgctccctgcccggcTCCCTGTGCCCATGCCGGCGGTGGCGGTGCCTGCCGGTTGCTACGCGACACGGGCGCGGGCGAGCTGCCGGCTCACCTacactttatttattttaacgctcctctctccagcctttgtCATCTCCCGGCACAAGCTGGCTCTCCGTCGGCGCGGCGCAGGCGGCTGCCAGCCCGGCCCCCTTCCCCGGAGCTGTGCTCCGGCTCCTTGTGCCAACCAACTTCCCAGGGGTACTCCACTTCTCCCAGACCCTGCTCCGCTGCCCAGCACcttctccctgtgccagccctgtgctccaccACAGAGAACAGGCACAGCTCATGCCACATGTGGGATACTCCAGGGCTGGCCCCCACTGTGCCAGTCCCACTGTTCCTGCCCCGTCCCCTCACGCTGGCAGCTCTGTCAGGGCATGGGACACCCTTGTCACAGGGAGCAGCACTAACAAGGGCATTGCCCACTGCCTCTCCTGGGtaccctgctgggcacagcagttaTTTAGTGTGTGGGGAGTGGCATCGCTGTGCCGGTGCTGGCCATGCCACCGCCAatcagctgtgtgcccagcctAGGACGGCTTCGACTCCGCGATGGGGAGACCCTGGCTGCGGGATGCCCCTAGGCACAATGGGGACagggaccagcagcagcacgtGGGAATGGCGTCCAGGGGCTTTCTGGTGGCTTTGCTAACAGCTCTCTGTCTTCCAGGAACCTGGGCAAGTCCGGGCTGCGAGTGTCCTGCCTGGGCCTGGGTAAGTGCCAGGCTTTGCCATGCCCCCTCCGTCCCGCGGCTGCCACTCCGGCAATGCTTTGCcaagggaagggcaggaaagggTTTCCCCAGGCCCTGCGGCGGCCTTGAGACGCAGCCCAGAAGCTGTCAAATTCATTTCCCCTTTTCACCTCCTGAGTAATGGGAAGtgaccaggctgtgctgggagcaccgTGCCGCACGCGGCCAGGCCAACCACAGCacgccagggctgtgccaggggagtggGGCGGGCGGCCGTGGGCCAGGGGAGCGGCGGCTGGGTGCTCCCCACTCTCACCACGCGTTCACCCtctcccctgcagggacatgGGTGACGTTTGGAGGGCAAATCACAGACGAGGTAAGGGTTGTGCCCtgaggggatggtgccagcagagccatggGCCTTGGCCTCGGTGCCCGTGgtctgctggagctcagcagcacgCAGCGCTCAGCCACCTTCACCGCCCCCCGCTGTCCCCTCGCAGATGGCAGAGCAGTTGATGACTTTAGCCTACGACAATGGCATTAATCTCTTCGACACGGCAGAAGTCTACGCTGCTGGCAAGTAGGTGCCCAGCTTTGGTGGCAGCACATGGGGCCTCCCCCTGTACCCCAGCCTCTGGCACTTCTGAGCTGGGAGTCTCCCAGGATGGGGCAGCCAGTGCTGCCTCTTGTGGGTGATGGCTGTGGTGCCTGTGCCATACGGGCATAAGCATGCACTCTTCCTGGCATGGTGAGCCacagctgccagggaccagggCCATTCCTGCTGGTGGCTTCTGCTCCCTGTGGCTGCAGAAGGTCAGGTGCCAGCATCTTACATCCCCTTACCTTGTAGGGccgaggtggtgctggggaacatcatcaagaagaaggggtggaggtaAGCTGAGCTTTCATCCAGCGCAGCAAAGTCATCCCTGCGGTGCCCACGGGCTGGGCAAAGCTGTGTGAATGTGGGCAGGGAGCAAGCAGAGCACACAGGGCTTCATGGGTACCACCAGCAGTGACGCTCTGTTTCTCCCTGCAGACGGTCCAGCCTGGTGATCACCACCAAAATCTTCTGGGGAGGAAAGTAGGTAGCATGCCAGCCCCGTGCCggagcagccagagcctgctGGGCTCTCACCTACCTTTGCTCTTGCAGGGCCGAGACGGAGAGGGGCCTGTCCCGGAAGCACATCATTGAAGGTAGGGATGCtcgctgggcactgccagcctcagtgccaggctgtgccgtAGCTGGCTGGTGGCACGGAGCCTGGCACACCTGATGGTCCTGTTGGTGTGGCAGGCCTGAAGGCATCACTGGAGCGGCTGCAGCTGGAGTATGTGGATGTGGTGTTTGCCAACCGGCCGGACCCCAACACGCCGATGGAAGGTGGGTGCTGCCCCGCGGCACCacgctcctccctgctgcctctcgtTGGTGTCACGGTTGGTTTGTGCCAGGCTCTTACCTCAAGGGTGTTTCCCCTTCCCAAGCAGAAAGCACTCCTCTGCCaccagggtcacccacagcagctgaacctctgccagcccagcaccaggacCCTCTCGGGCCATGGTGGGGGCGATTCAGTGGCAGATGGCTGCCCTGTCCCAGCGAGCCACTTGCTCTGCTCCGCCGGCAGCAGCCAACTCTGCTCTCTCTAAATCTCTCTTTTATCACCAGGGGACCTATTTAGTTCCTCCAAGTCCAGGACTTTCATCGTGGAAGGTACTCCCTGCCCGCACGCTGCCGCTGCCCATGTCCCAGTGGCATTTCCTGGGGCAGAAGTTCCCCTCCTTGTGATTTCCATCCTTGTCCTCTGTTCCCTGAGCAAAccctgccaccagctgcagaggcagtggcagcaCAAGAACGCCCCCGTCCCTTCAGACCTTCCTGCAGTTCcaggggaggaaagaggctCTCCAGGCCCTTGCCACGGAGCACCACGGCAGGGTCCCccctggccagggcagctctgcacccctTGCTCTCCCCACTGCCTGACTGTGGCTGCAGGAGTGCCTTGGCTTGGCCACGGCTCGCATGGCTCAGGGCCGGCTCCCCCGAGGCCCTCGCACAGGGTCTGgggttccctccctcccctgggcCTCAGCACAGGGGCAACGCTTCAGGtctcctcccctgcagtggTGTTGGCGCCGGTACCCCGCGAGGCAAGGGGCTGGTGCCAGGAGCCTTGGGCTGCATCCATATGGGGAGAGCCCTGGCATCACTGGCGGCATGTCAGGGGTGGCCGTGGTCCCCGGCACATCCCGAGTGGCTGCTCCCTCGgtccccatcctgctcctctgAAAGCATCCTCGGGACACAgcgcagccccagctcccaccccagcGCTGGGGAGCAGGATGCCAGCCCCCCGCTGCCAGCGCGGACCCCGGCtaacccctgcctgctgctctccccttccctccggCAGAGACGGTGCGAGCCATGACCCACGTCATCAACCAGGGGATGGCCATGTACTGGGGGACCTCGCGCTGGAGCTCCATGGAGATCATGGTAGGGGCCCGGGGGGCCGGGGCGGCCGCAGCGGAGCGGCCCCGGAGACGCTGATTTAAttagacagcagctggcagcagctgagtgctTGCAGATGCGCTTGAGCCTTAATTATCTTCCAGGAGGGCTGCTCATGGCTCAGCTGGGGGGGTTAGAGGGGGTCAGCAGGGGGCTCGTGGGgccagcagggtgctgagggTCTCGCTTCCTCGGCAGGAAGCTTACTCGGTGGCCCGGCAGTTCAACCTGATCCCGCCGATCTGCGAGCAGGCCGAGTACCACATGTTCCAGCGGGAGAAGGTGGAGGtgcagctgcctgagctcttCCACAAGATAGgtatggggagggggggagcgtCCTGCTAACCCCCCAAAAAGCCCAGCAGGGCACCGTGCATGGCCCTGGGACTGGCCAGGCCCTGTGCCGTGCtccccaggggagctggagaggagcagcctcaccctctgctctgtccccagGCGTGGGAGCCATGACCTGGTCCCCTCTGGCGTGCGGCATCGTCTCGGGGAAGTACGACGGAGGCATCCCCCCCTACTCCCGCGCCTCGCTGAAggtgagcccagggcaggctgagctgggggagcagggccaggggcatcTCAAGGTCCCCAGGAGACCGGCAGGACCTGGGCAGTTGGGGGTGCCCTGACTGCACAAGttgctggcagagcccagccctttcctgtgcccccccagggATACCAGTGGCTGAAGGACAAGATCCTGAGCGAGGAGGGCCGGCGGCAGCAGGcaaagctgaaggagctgcaggccaTCGCTGAGcgcctgggctgcaccctgccccagcttgcCATCGGTGAGGGCACAGGGGCACACTCTGGGGGCACATGGAAGGTGGCTGAGCCAtactcagtctctcctctctgcccccagcctggtgccTGCGCAATGAGGGTGTCAGCTCCGTCTTGCTGGGTGCCTCCAACGCCGACCAGCTGATGGAGAACATCGGAGCAATACAGGTCAGTGCCCACTGgcagctgtaccaggggaggcagagccacagggagcaagcagcccctgctcacagggcttagagaaacacagaatggttttggttggaaaagacctttcaggtcatggagtccagcccttaacccagcactgccagggcaccaccaccccatggccctcagcaccacagctttgaaacccctccaggcatgggtgttgctccaccactgccctgggcagcctgagccaggacCTGGCAATCACTTTggaaaagaaattgttcctcatgtccaacctaaacctgtcctggggcaacttgaggacacctcctcttctcccgtCACCTGTTCCTTGGAAGAGAAGACCAAtcaccacctggctccagcctcctgtcagggagctgtagagcgcaatgaggtctcccctcagctgcttcttctcaaggctaaacatCCTTCAGCTCCCTAAGCTGC
It encodes:
- the KCNAB2 gene encoding voltage-gated potassium channel subunit beta-2 isoform X4, which codes for MLSMTYSESLRSVASRHPPEWGLLPAPRPADGLELRRLRDVRAAARAKTLEEFLRMHGLSLADSTARTTGMKYRNLGKSGLRVSCLGLGTWVTFGGQITDEMAEQLMTLAYDNGINLFDTAEVYAAGKAEVVLGNIIKKKGWRRSSLVITTKIFWGGKAETERGLSRKHIIEGLKASLERLQLEYVDVVFANRPDPNTPMEETVRAMTHVINQGMAMYWGTSRWSSMEIMEAYSVARQFNLIPPICEQAEYHMFQREKVEVQLPELFHKIGVGAMTWSPLACGIVSGKYDGGIPPYSRASLKGYQWLKDKILSEEGRRQQAKLKELQAIAERLGCTLPQLAIAWCLRNEGVSSVLLGASNADQLMENIGAIQVLPKLSSSIVHEIDSILGNKPYSKKDYRS
- the KCNAB2 gene encoding voltage-gated potassium channel subunit beta-2 isoform X3, with protein sequence MYPESTTDSPARLSLRQTGSPGMIYRNLGKSGLRVSCLGLGTWVTFGGQITDEMAEQLMTLAYDNGINLFDTAEVYAAGKAEVVLGNIIKKKGWRRSSLVITTKIFWGGKAETERGLSRKHIIEGLKASLERLQLEYVDVVFANRPDPNTPMEETVRAMTHVINQGMAMYWGTSRWSSMEIMEAYSVARQFNLIPPICEQAEYHMFQREKVEVQLPELFHKIGVGAMTWSPLACGIVSGKYDGGIPPYSRASLKGYQWLKDKILSEEGRRQQAKLKELQAIAERLGCTLPQLAIAWCLRNEGVSSVLLGASNADQLMENIGAIQVLPKLSSSIVHEIDSILGNKPYSKKDYRS
- the KCNAB2 gene encoding voltage-gated potassium channel subunit beta-2 isoform X2, encoding MYPESTTDSPARLSLRQTGSPGMIYSARYGSPKRQLQFYRNLGKSGLRVSCLGLGTWVTFGGQITDEMAEQLMTLAYDNGINLFDTAEVYAAGKAEVVLGNIIKKKGWRRSSLVITTKIFWGGKAETERGLSRKHIIEGLKASLERLQLEYVDVVFANRPDPNTPMEETVRAMTHVINQGMAMYWGTSRWSSMEIMEAYSVARQFNLIPPICEQAEYHMFQREKVEVQLPELFHKIGVGAMTWSPLACGIVSGKYDGGIPPYSRASLKGYQWLKDKILSEEGRRQQAKLKELQAIAERLGCTLPQLAIAWCLRNEGVSSVLLGASNADQLMENIGAIQVLPKLSSSIVHEIDSILGNKPYSKKDYRS
- the KCNAB2 gene encoding voltage-gated potassium channel subunit beta-2 isoform X1 codes for the protein MQVSFVCSEHSIKSRSAEDRLNRQNAGSPSLGTRGKFRAVAMVARSLGQLSVQNAPSSSESSVKQPGMKYRNLGKSGLRVSCLGLGTWVTFGGQITDEMAEQLMTLAYDNGINLFDTAEVYAAGKAEVVLGNIIKKKGWRRSSLVITTKIFWGGKAETERGLSRKHIIEGLKASLERLQLEYVDVVFANRPDPNTPMEETVRAMTHVINQGMAMYWGTSRWSSMEIMEAYSVARQFNLIPPICEQAEYHMFQREKVEVQLPELFHKIGVGAMTWSPLACGIVSGKYDGGIPPYSRASLKGYQWLKDKILSEEGRRQQAKLKELQAIAERLGCTLPQLAIAWCLRNEGVSSVLLGASNADQLMENIGAIQVLPKLSSSIVHEIDSILGNKPYSKKDYRS